The following are encoded in a window of Flavobacteriales bacterium genomic DNA:
- a CDS encoding DPP IV N-terminal domain-containing protein: MRKIILLASSLCLFSFTGLAQQELTLENAVLKQYRDYYPERIYQFRWLPEGGYSMVESNELIITLPNNEIKKVRLSDFKGEKLKYFPPVKWLSQSEFLIHYKDKAYRYNIKENSFTEKTYKSKGAEELYVSPNHEYTAYVKEKDLYLKGPKKDKRVANSKEDFITYGKVVHRHEFGVETGAFWSPKSNYLAYYRNNECCVADYPLVHTNTRIASLENIKYPMAGESSEQVTVEILNVAKRKSTKVRTGKPKDQYLTNITFGPDEKYLYIGVLNRDQNHLKMNQYDVKNGKFIKTLFEEKSDKYVQPVHAMKFIPGHKNEFLWRSRRDGYNYIYRYNTDGELLNKVTSSHGDVKDVLGFYKGDVVYTAYTNNGMEVQVFRSDFTNEQTQQITTEKGIHRASLSKNGAIYDVYSNLNTPHISRIIDLNGKITKELLKSKNPLENIAIAQTKLSKITAADGSTILNTRMILPKDFDENKKYPALVYVYNGPNVQLITNSWLAGASLWMHYMANKGYIVYTVDGRGSGNRGRHFEQATFRNLGFEEMKDQIKGVEFLKSQKYIDGNRIAVHGWSYGGFMTTGLLLNYPEQFTCGVAGGPVMDWSLYEVMYTERYMDTPKTNKEGFQKNNWNKQVEKLQDPLLLIHGAIDDVVVWQHSLEFVRNCVSKGVQVDYFAYPEHKHNVRGKDRVHLMQKVLNYIEKNNQ; encoded by the coding sequence ATGCGCAAAATTATTTTATTGGCTTCTAGCCTATGCCTTTTTAGTTTTACAGGATTGGCTCAGCAAGAATTAACATTAGAAAACGCTGTATTAAAACAATACAGAGACTATTATCCAGAAAGAATCTATCAATTTCGTTGGCTTCCAGAAGGAGGATATTCCATGGTAGAAAGCAATGAATTAATCATTACATTACCCAATAACGAAATCAAAAAAGTACGACTTTCTGACTTTAAAGGAGAAAAACTGAAATATTTTCCACCAGTAAAATGGCTAAGTCAATCAGAATTTCTTATTCATTATAAAGACAAAGCATATCGATATAATATAAAGGAAAACAGCTTTACCGAAAAAACTTACAAAAGCAAAGGAGCAGAAGAACTTTATGTATCCCCAAACCATGAGTACACCGCTTATGTTAAGGAAAAAGACCTTTACTTAAAAGGACCTAAAAAAGATAAAAGAGTTGCCAATTCTAAAGAAGACTTTATCACTTACGGAAAAGTGGTTCACCGTCATGAATTTGGAGTAGAAACAGGAGCATTTTGGTCACCAAAGTCCAATTATCTTGCCTATTATAGAAACAACGAATGCTGTGTAGCCGATTATCCATTGGTACACACAAACACCAGAATAGCCAGCCTAGAGAACATTAAATACCCTATGGCAGGAGAAAGTTCTGAGCAAGTAACAGTGGAAATTCTCAATGTAGCCAAAAGAAAATCCACCAAAGTGAGAACAGGGAAACCAAAAGATCAATATTTAACCAATATTACCTTCGGACCCGATGAAAAGTACCTGTATATTGGTGTACTCAACAGAGATCAGAATCACCTAAAAATGAACCAATATGACGTAAAGAACGGAAAATTTATCAAAACCCTCTTTGAAGAAAAATCCGACAAATACGTTCAACCAGTTCATGCCATGAAATTTATCCCAGGACACAAAAATGAGTTCCTATGGAGAAGTCGTAGAGATGGGTACAACTATATCTACCGCTATAATACCGACGGAGAATTACTCAACAAAGTAACCTCTTCTCATGGTGACGTAAAAGACGTATTAGGATTCTACAAAGGAGACGTAGTTTACACAGCCTACACAAATAACGGAATGGAAGTTCAAGTTTTCCGAAGTGACTTTACCAACGAACAAACCCAACAAATAACTACCGAAAAAGGAATCCACAGAGCTAGTTTGAGCAAAAATGGAGCAATCTATGATGTGTATTCAAACCTAAATACTCCGCATATAAGCAGAATCATAGACCTTAACGGAAAAATTACCAAAGAACTCCTAAAATCAAAAAATCCTTTAGAGAATATAGCCATTGCACAAACCAAACTATCAAAAATAACCGCTGCAGATGGATCTACCATTCTAAATACCAGAATGATTCTCCCAAAAGATTTCGATGAAAACAAAAAATATCCTGCACTAGTCTATGTCTATAACGGACCAAATGTACAACTGATCACCAACTCATGGTTAGCAGGAGCCAGCCTCTGGATGCACTATATGGCAAACAAAGGATATATCGTATATACTGTGGACGGACGAGGATCTGGAAATAGAGGACGCCATTTTGAGCAAGCCACCTTCCGTAATTTAGGTTTCGAAGAAATGAAAGACCAAATAAAAGGAGTAGAATTCCTAAAATCTCAAAAATATATAGACGGAAACAGAATAGCCGTTCATGGATGGAGCTATGGAGGATTTATGACTACAGGATTACTCCTCAACTACCCAGAACAATTCACCTGCGGAGTAGCAGGAGGTCCCGTAATGGATTGGTCACTCTATGAAGTAATGTACACAGAGCGTTATATGGATACCCCAAAAACTAACAAAGAAGGATTCCAAAAAAACAACTGGAACAAGCAAGTAGAAAAACTACAAGATCCCCTACTACTCATTCACGGAGCTATAGACGACGTAGTAGTGTGGCAACACTCACTAGAATTCGTAAGAAACTGTGTCTCAAAAGGCGTTCAAGTAGACTACTTTGCCTACCCAGAACACAAACACAATGTTAGAGGGAAAGACCGAGTTCACCTCATGCAAAAAGTGTTAAACTATATTGAGAAAAACAATCAATAA
- a CDS encoding DUF4365 domain-containing protein: MVHKKQRVIQHIMEDESFKIIKDHLPKEWVVREFNHPDYGVDLVIELFESINAKVSETLGEYLYVQVKSVQELEIKKEKLYPVQNVAKGNWKEDKSEYIEVEVVKFVLDTNSIYTVQSLGSSISFVLFVVDLKTKDVYFICLNDFIDKILLPQNPNYTDQGSVTITIPTLNKLSEKIISRFALEIYGKRAKFLSAFAKFAYQKNELSYLLKYKDFPVVTKRDEIENVFASESDIRRQVLFFIEQIQGLDIWEYKAWEVLSAAKSELMDLKKRLNDGEDLNSLIEKILITWHRLSNLVNMYEELTREWFLPKFLSFMTSYPNMPDVIVEKK; this comes from the coding sequence ATGGTTCATAAAAAACAAAGGGTAATACAGCATATTATGGAAGATGAGTCTTTTAAGATTATTAAAGACCATTTGCCAAAAGAATGGGTTGTTCGAGAATTTAATCATCCTGATTATGGGGTTGATTTAGTTATAGAATTATTTGAATCAATCAATGCAAAAGTTTCTGAGACCTTAGGCGAATATCTATATGTTCAGGTTAAATCCGTTCAGGAATTAGAGATTAAAAAGGAGAAATTATATCCAGTTCAAAACGTTGCAAAAGGAAATTGGAAAGAAGACAAATCAGAATATATTGAAGTTGAAGTTGTAAAGTTTGTATTAGACACAAATAGCATATATACAGTTCAATCATTAGGTTCAAGTATTTCATTTGTGTTGTTTGTCGTAGATTTAAAAACCAAGGATGTATACTTTATATGCCTTAACGATTTCATTGACAAAATTCTACTACCACAAAATCCAAACTACACAGACCAAGGTTCTGTGACAATTACAATTCCGACTTTAAATAAATTATCTGAGAAGATTATCAGCAGATTTGCATTGGAAATTTATGGTAAACGAGCGAAATTCTTATCTGCTTTTGCAAAATTTGCATATCAAAAGAATGAATTATCATATTTGTTAAAGTATAAAGATTTTCCAGTGGTAACTAAACGGGATGAAATTGAAAATGTTTTTGCCTCTGAAAGTGACATAAGACGACAGGTGTTGTTTTTTATTGAACAAATACAAGGTCTTGACATATGGGAATATAAGGCTTGGGAAGTATTATCTGCTGCCAAAAGTGAGTTAATGGATTTAAAGAAAAGATTAAATGACGGAGAGGATTTGAATTCCTTGATTGAGAAAATACTAATTACTTGGCATAGATTATCAAATCTTGTGAATATGTATGAAGAACTAACGAGAGAATGGTTCTTGCCTAAATTTTTGAGTTTTATGACTTCCTACCCTAATATGCCTGATGTAATAGTGGAAAAGAAATAA
- a CDS encoding T9SS type A sorting domain-containing protein, which yields MEKFDTYNLEFEYWDNSTTNPGGYYCNNYLTPNNLPCTVNGAFQFFITILQEMKTLANNNTHSIKTEAYVGWPTAAQAAIIGANLDRLRLHAYVSNPNTSFNYSKDRLIDFANSTPGLNISIIFSSEPNFMQSWLNNNSMGSAEHIYKADYLNESSVWANNINLEGFTYFAYTYNTGITLSTNHHTPYKELITFPNLVQNILTIENIKNLKNIKIYNNSGQLVTETKVTKIDFTNLSKGIYILQLHTDNDILTKKIIKE from the coding sequence TTGGAGAAATTTGATACTTATAATTTGGAATTTGAGTATTGGGATAACTCTACGACTAACCCTGGAGGATACTATTGCAATAATTACTTAACTCCTAATAATTTACCATGCACTGTAAATGGAGCCTTTCAGTTTTTCATTACTATTTTACAAGAAATGAAAACTCTTGCTAACAACAATACTCATTCAATAAAGACAGAAGCTTATGTAGGATGGCCAACAGCTGCTCAGGCCGCTATAATAGGTGCTAATTTAGATAGACTACGATTACATGCCTATGTAAGTAATCCGAATACATCTTTTAATTATTCTAAGGATAGACTTATAGATTTCGCTAATAGTACTCCTGGATTAAATATCTCAATTATTTTTTCATCAGAACCTAATTTTATGCAAAGTTGGCTAAATAACAATTCCATGGGTTCTGCTGAACACATTTATAAAGCTGATTACCTTAATGAGTCTTCTGTATGGGCTAACAACATTAACCTAGAAGGATTTACATATTTCGCTTATACCTACAACACTGGAATTACTCTTTCAACCAATCATCACACGCCTTACAAAGAGCTAATTACCTTTCCTAATCTTGTACAAAATATCCTAACCATTGAAAACATTAAAAATCTAAAAAACATTAAAATCTATAACAATTCAGGTCAGTTAGTTACAGAAACAAAAGTTACTAAAATTGATTTCACCAACCTATCAAAAGGAATTTACATATTGCAATTACATACAGACAACGACATTTTAACAAAAAAAATAATAAAGGAGTAA